CACCTACGACCCCGAGCGCGGGTCGCCCGCGGTGCTGGGCCGGCACGCCATCGCCGACGCGGGCCTGTACTCGGTGTGCCTGGCGATCCAGAACCTGTGGCTGGCGGCGACCGCCGAGGGCCTGGGCGTGGGCTGGGTGAGCTTCTACCGCGAGGACGAGCTGCGCCGCCTGCTGGACATCCCCGCGGGCGTGCGGCCGGTCGCGTGGCTGTGCGTCGGACCGGTCGCGTGCCTGCCCGACACCCCCGACCTGGAGCGGCACGGCTGGCGGAACCGGCTGCCGCTGGACGACGTCCTGCACCAGGAGCGGTACACACGGCGTTCGTCCCGGTAGCCTGTCTAAGCCGTACCGCTGGTGGGCGGTCCCGCGTACCCGCCCACCGAGCCGGAATGGAGTGTCGACACGGGTGGAGCAGCGAGATCCGCTGGTAGCGGTGCCACAGCTGGACCTTGAGGTCAAGGCGTTGCTGAACGCTGGCCGCCTGCAGGAGGCCAACACGCTGTTCGACCAGGTCGTGAGCCGGATCCCGCCGGGCGCCGACCGGTGGACGCGCTCGGCGGTGCTGGTCAACCGGGCGAAGCTGGCGTGGCGGCTGGGCCGCATCCCGCTGGCCCTGGAGCTGGCCGCCGAGGGCTGGACCGACCTCGACGCCGAGAGCGCCGACAACCCGGCGGCGGCGCAGGCCATGCACGCGCTGGCCTACCTGCTGGAGGGCATCGGCAACCGGCGGGCCGCGGTGGACATGCTGCGGCTGTCCGTGCAGATCGCGCGGCGCGCGGACGTCCCCGAGCTGCTCGGGCACTGCCTGCAGGGCCTGGGCGGCACGCTGAACTTCCGCGCCATCTCCTCGCCGCCGGAGGTCGCGC
This DNA window, taken from Saccharothrix variisporea, encodes the following:
- the bluB gene encoding 5,6-dimethylbenzimidazole synthase; its protein translation is MSFYDVLHRRRDTRGEFTGAPIPDDVLRRVLTAAHAAPSVGLSQPWDFIVVRDRDTRRAFRDHVQAERSVFASELDGERADTFSRIKVEGILESTLGVVVTYDPERGSPAVLGRHAIADAGLYSVCLAIQNLWLAATAEGLGVGWVSFYREDELRRLLDIPAGVRPVAWLCVGPVACLPDTPDLERHGWRNRLPLDDVLHQERYTRRSSR